One stretch of Arachis hypogaea cultivar Tifrunner chromosome 20, arahy.Tifrunner.gnm2.J5K5, whole genome shotgun sequence DNA includes these proteins:
- the LOC112784326 gene encoding uncharacterized protein, translating to MWDIIHKKIDGSYVNEKAKEIAEKIEAYSSQQAVESTVNSPLDALGVVLGKEHPGCVRGLGMGAIPTITFKNNTTRISQMNLGSSNDAGTSSTCGPNVQEELDTVKAQLQALVSYIASKEGGKIPVELVEMFPT from the exons ATGTGGGACATCATTCACAAGAAAATAGATGGAAGTTATGTTAATGAAAAGGCTAAAGAAATAGCG gaGAAGATTGAAGCATATAGCAGTCAACAAGCGGTGGAATCAACCGTTAATTCTCCTCTTGATGCTCTTGGAGTAGTTCTTGGGAAAGAGCACCCCGGTTGTGTTCGAGGTTTAGGCATGGGAGCTATTCCAACAATTACTTTCAAGAACAACACTACAAGAATTAGTCAGATGAATTTAGGTTCTTCAAATGATGCTGGCACATCATCTACTTGTGGTCCAAATGTGCAAGAAGAGTTGGATACCGTTAAAGCGCAATTGCAAGCACTAGTCTCCTATATTGCTTCTAAGGAAGGAGGTAAAATTCCAGTGGAATTGGTTGAAATGTTCCCTACTTAA